A window of the Glaciimonas sp. CA11.2 genome harbors these coding sequences:
- a CDS encoding ABC transporter permease subunit gives MKHTGNQRWRGGWRSKSTRSAIYQVIALAAVIAMATYLLHNTFTNMRARGVQSGFDFLSQPAGFSISETLLVFDSSDSYLRALMAGLLNTIRVAVLGCVLSTIAGTLIGIGRLSRNVLLRGLCGAYVEVVRNVPLLLQLFTLYFLLTELMPSIDAALHPIDGLFLSKNGLQFPLPKWDAGYWGVFVGALAAAVGCCAWRIYARRKREANGRRLPVLVPLILIVIICVGAGWMLGGAPHVMDVPRLTDGVIEGGAAVTPEFLTILIGLTIYNSAFIAEIVRGGIQSVPFGQHEAAAALGLGRIYELRFVQLPQAMRVIVPPLTSQYMNLTKNSSLAIAIGYPDLVSVANTTLNQTGRAFECISLVMGCYLTLSLVTAVGMNIYNKRSLIKER, from the coding sequence ATGAAACATACTGGAAATCAGCGTTGGCGAGGCGGGTGGCGTAGCAAAAGTACCCGCAGCGCAATCTACCAGGTGATCGCGCTGGCAGCGGTGATCGCCATGGCGACATACCTGTTACACAACACGTTCACAAACATGCGTGCGCGTGGTGTTCAAAGCGGATTTGACTTCTTGTCGCAACCGGCCGGTTTTTCCATTAGTGAAACCTTACTCGTCTTCGATTCGAGCGACTCTTACCTGCGCGCTCTGATGGCAGGGCTGTTGAACACTATTCGCGTTGCAGTGCTTGGCTGTGTTCTGTCGACTATCGCCGGCACGCTGATCGGCATTGGCCGTCTCTCGCGCAACGTACTACTGCGAGGGCTTTGTGGTGCCTATGTGGAAGTTGTACGAAACGTGCCGTTGCTTCTTCAGCTGTTTACGCTCTACTTCCTGCTGACTGAGCTGATGCCGTCGATTGATGCAGCACTGCACCCCATTGATGGTCTTTTCCTGAGCAAAAATGGCCTGCAATTCCCCTTGCCGAAATGGGATGCTGGCTATTGGGGAGTATTTGTTGGAGCCTTGGCTGCTGCGGTCGGCTGCTGTGCATGGCGCATTTATGCCAGACGGAAGCGAGAGGCGAATGGCCGTCGGTTGCCGGTATTAGTTCCGCTGATCTTGATTGTGATTATCTGTGTTGGTGCCGGATGGATGTTGGGTGGGGCACCACATGTGATGGATGTTCCGAGGCTAACAGATGGGGTTATCGAAGGTGGTGCTGCGGTGACGCCAGAGTTTCTGACTATTCTGATCGGCTTGACGATCTATAACTCCGCGTTCATCGCAGAAATCGTACGCGGCGGCATTCAATCCGTGCCCTTTGGTCAGCACGAGGCTGCGGCAGCGCTGGGGTTGGGCCGGATATACGAATTGCGTTTTGTGCAGTTACCACAGGCAATGCGCGTGATTGTTCCTCCGCTGACAAGCCAGTACATGAATCTGACCAAAAACTCGTCCCTTGCTATCGCGATTGGTTATCCCGACTTGGTCTCAGTGGCAAACACGACACTGAATCAGACGGGACGTGCCTTCGAATGCATTTCGCTTGTCATGGGGTGTTATTTGACGCTTTCGCTGGTGACGGCGGTCGGCATGAATATCTATAACAAACGGTCACTCATCAAGGAGCGCTGA
- a CDS encoding amino acid ABC transporter permease: MKSSFAATSAKARTSSLGKAWLWCRKNLFGGLFSTVVTCVIAVLVLSVLPSAFNWAIRNAVFAPDSAACRAAAEHGACWGVIAAKYRIVLFGRYPFPEQWRPLIVTIALVLLLVLSCWRRMWHAKLLVIWSVTLLSAFFMLRGGLFGLEPVETERWGGLPLTMLLSMVSLGLSFPLAVMIALGRRSRMPIIKALCVLFVEIVRGVPLISVLFMASFMFPLLLPQGMSIDVLVRVLVGLTLFTGAYLAEAVRAGLQAIPKGQVEAACAIGLSTWQTNSKIVLPQALRLVVPSMMNTLIGTFKDTSLVTIVGLFELTGSLQLSLADAEWRRFYIEGQLFVAAIYFVFCFSMSRYSRWIEHHLNRGTRRQ; the protein is encoded by the coding sequence ATGAAAAGCTCGTTTGCAGCAACTAGTGCGAAAGCCAGGACTTCCTCCCTGGGCAAGGCTTGGCTGTGGTGCAGAAAGAATCTGTTTGGCGGCTTGTTCAGCACCGTGGTTACTTGTGTCATTGCAGTTTTGGTGTTGTCGGTTCTTCCGTCTGCGTTCAACTGGGCTATTCGAAACGCCGTATTTGCGCCCGATAGCGCTGCGTGTCGGGCAGCTGCGGAACATGGCGCATGCTGGGGCGTTATAGCTGCCAAATACCGGATCGTGCTCTTTGGGCGTTATCCCTTTCCGGAGCAGTGGCGCCCGCTTATCGTAACGATTGCCCTTGTGCTTCTGCTCGTGTTGAGTTGCTGGAGAAGGATGTGGCACGCCAAATTGCTAGTGATCTGGTCGGTGACGCTTCTGTCAGCATTTTTTATGTTGCGCGGCGGGTTGTTTGGGCTCGAACCGGTTGAAACTGAGCGATGGGGCGGACTTCCACTGACTATGTTGTTGTCCATGGTGAGCCTTGGACTCTCGTTTCCTTTGGCTGTGATGATCGCGTTGGGGCGTCGATCCAGAATGCCGATAATCAAGGCACTTTGCGTCTTGTTTGTGGAGATTGTTCGAGGCGTACCGCTCATTTCGGTGTTGTTCATGGCGTCGTTCATGTTTCCTTTGTTATTGCCGCAAGGGATGAGCATCGATGTGCTTGTGCGGGTGCTGGTCGGATTGACGCTTTTTACCGGAGCCTATCTCGCCGAAGCAGTGCGGGCGGGGTTGCAGGCTATTCCGAAAGGACAAGTTGAGGCGGCTTGCGCAATTGGCCTTTCGACCTGGCAGACAAATAGCAAAATCGTCCTGCCGCAGGCACTGCGTCTTGTCGTTCCTTCGATGATGAATACGCTGATCGGGACTTTCAAGGACACCTCTCTGGTGACGATTGTCGGACTCTTCGAACTGACAGGATCTCTCCAACTCTCCCTTGCCGATGCAGAGTGGCGGCGCTTCTATATTGAAGGGCAGCTATTCGTTGCGGCAATTTACTTTGTATTCTGCTTTTCCATGTCGCGCTACAGCCGTTGGATCGAGCACCATTTGAACCGTGGTACGCGCCGCCAATGA
- a CDS encoding amino acid ABC transporter ATP-binding protein has protein sequence MKIDQPIIEFNGVHKWYGDFEVLHNINLTVRRGERIVVCGPSGSGKSTMIRCINRLEEHQQGSLVVDGTELTDDVRSIERVRRDVGMVFQQFNLFPHLTVLENLTLAPIWVGKVSRREAEERAMQQLKRVRIAEQAGKYPLQLSGGQQQRVAIARALCLSPKIMLFDEPTSALDPEMIQEVLDVMVELAEMKITMLCVTHEMSFAKAVADRVIFMDQGQIVEQAAPREFFENPKNERTKDFLSKIITH, from the coding sequence ATGAAAATTGACCAACCGATCATCGAATTTAACGGCGTCCATAAGTGGTACGGCGACTTTGAAGTGTTGCACAACATAAATCTGACTGTTCGCCGTGGTGAGCGTATCGTCGTGTGTGGACCATCGGGATCGGGCAAGTCGACGATGATTCGATGTATCAACCGGCTCGAAGAGCACCAGCAGGGAAGTCTCGTTGTCGACGGCACTGAGCTGACGGATGATGTGCGCTCCATAGAGAGGGTCCGCAGGGATGTCGGCATGGTGTTTCAGCAGTTCAATTTGTTTCCCCATCTGACTGTTCTTGAGAATCTGACCCTGGCGCCGATATGGGTTGGCAAGGTGTCCAGGCGCGAGGCGGAGGAGCGCGCAATGCAGCAACTAAAGAGAGTCCGCATCGCCGAGCAAGCCGGGAAGTATCCGCTCCAGCTTTCAGGCGGACAGCAGCAGCGCGTGGCGATCGCGCGCGCGCTCTGCCTCTCGCCGAAGATAATGCTCTTTGATGAACCAACCTCAGCGCTCGACCCAGAGATGATTCAGGAGGTCCTGGATGTCATGGTTGAGTTGGCTGAAATGAAGATCACCATGCTTTGCGTCACCCATGAAATGTCGTTCGCAAAGGCTGTCGCTGATCGTGTCATTTTCATGGATCAAGGCCAGATAGTCGAACAGGCTGCACCGCGCGAATTCTTCGAAAACCCAAAAAACGAGCGTACCAAAGACTTCCTTTCCAAAATCATCACCCATTAA
- a CDS encoding RidA family protein yields MRIYKKLQQLDITLPPVAMPVAAYVPFVQTGNLIFLSGQIAKKNGQAWIGQLGAAISIEEGKLAARAAMIDLLGTLHVATGDLDRVKRIVKLTSLVNSTGIFTDHHLVTNGASELLVAVFGEAGAHARAALGVAQLPFGACVEIDLIVEIE; encoded by the coding sequence ATGCGTATCTATAAAAAACTTCAGCAACTTGACATCACGTTGCCGCCGGTGGCGATGCCGGTCGCAGCGTACGTCCCTTTCGTGCAAACGGGTAATCTGATCTTCCTGAGCGGGCAGATCGCTAAGAAGAATGGTCAGGCCTGGATAGGTCAACTCGGAGCTGCGATATCGATTGAGGAAGGTAAGTTGGCGGCGAGGGCGGCAATGATCGATCTCTTGGGCACGTTGCATGTCGCGACAGGCGATCTGGACCGCGTTAAGCGAATTGTCAAACTGACCTCACTCGTCAATTCGACCGGCATTTTCACCGATCATCACTTGGTGACCAACGGCGCAAGCGAGCTGCTTGTTGCGGTTTTTGGCGAGGCCGGTGCGCATGCGCGAGCGGCGCTTGGCGTTGCGCAACTACCTTTCGGCGCCTGCGTAGAAATCGACCTAATTGTTGAAATTGAATGA
- a CDS encoding Ldh family oxidoreductase, which produces MKIQIDTALSYCKSVLVALGTSDLHAHIVASHLVESDTKGVRSHGLLRLLRYVDQIETGYIDNRATPVIKILSTGLVQVDARRTWGILALNDLVPVLAENARLYGIAGGSVINCAHTGRIGAFTEALAKDFMWAQIFGGGANQRLREVAPFGGAKAEFDTNPYSISAPLSENQVSTIDFATSATAQGKLLVHRTNRKPVPDGWLIDKEGNPSNDPESFYEGGALLSSGAHKGYGMAFLAELFGEAALGTPHELNWFAVAVDLKRFSAQEEYFSRSEKLKKKIEQSPPATGVAKVMWPGQPELETAESTCAKGSIEYSDLEFSKLSILGFRFGVRL; this is translated from the coding sequence ATGAAGATTCAAATTGATACGGCATTGAGCTATTGCAAGTCGGTCCTGGTAGCGCTTGGAACCAGCGATTTACATGCTCATATCGTGGCCAGCCATTTGGTTGAGTCTGATACCAAGGGAGTCCGATCACACGGCTTGTTGAGGTTGTTGCGTTATGTCGATCAGATTGAAACTGGCTATATAGATAACCGCGCAACACCGGTCATTAAGATACTGAGCACGGGGCTTGTTCAAGTAGACGCGCGAAGAACGTGGGGAATCCTGGCACTTAACGATCTTGTTCCCGTCCTCGCCGAGAATGCAAGGCTTTATGGTATTGCGGGTGGTTCGGTGATCAACTGTGCGCACACCGGCCGGATCGGCGCATTTACCGAGGCCCTGGCGAAGGACTTCATGTGGGCACAGATCTTTGGAGGCGGCGCAAATCAGCGACTCCGCGAGGTTGCGCCTTTTGGCGGAGCCAAGGCAGAGTTCGATACGAATCCCTATTCGATCAGCGCTCCGCTGTCAGAGAATCAAGTCAGCACTATCGATTTCGCCACTTCCGCGACGGCCCAAGGAAAGCTCCTTGTCCACCGGACCAATCGTAAGCCAGTACCAGATGGCTGGCTGATCGACAAAGAGGGAAATCCTTCCAATGATCCAGAGTCGTTCTATGAGGGCGGGGCACTCCTGTCGTCCGGTGCGCACAAGGGATATGGAATGGCATTTCTCGCCGAGCTATTCGGTGAAGCCGCGTTGGGCACGCCGCATGAACTGAACTGGTTTGCGGTCGCTGTTGACCTGAAGCGATTCTCGGCGCAGGAGGAATATTTTTCTCGCTCTGAGAAGTTGAAGAAGAAAATAGAACAGAGCCCACCCGCAACAGGGGTGGCTAAAGTCATGTGGCCGGGTCAGCCTGAACTTGAAACGGCAGAGTCAACATGTGCAAAGGGCTCTATTGAATATTCCGATCTGGAGTTTTCCAAACTGTCTATCCTCGGTTTTCGATTTGGAGTCAGGTTGTGA
- a CDS encoding alpha-hydroxy acid oxidase — protein MRKQKLLERQFLCLADFEKAAKRHLPQPFFEYIAGGAETNQSLRDNAAVFSEYGFIPRYMVDVRRRDTSVSLLGRKYDAPFGIAPMGIAALWAYRGDIVLARAARRANIPMILSGSSLIALEEIARENEDAWFQAYLPGDDEGVIQLVERASAAGYRVLVITADCPVGANRENNVRAGFSTPVRPSLKLAWQGLMHPRWTFGTFLRTLASHGMPHFENNHVGRGVPIFSSTLERDLGERAHINWRHLEAIRRLWRGQLVVKGLLDVRDAKTAVGLGADAIVVSNHGGRQLDGAISPLRVLPRIVSACPETPIIFDSGLRRGSDVLKALALGARFVLLGRSFAYAASVAGEEGVMRAVHILKDEVSRNMALMGLSSLGELNDSFLERIHGHDLGVRYNVDNVHI, from the coding sequence ATGCGAAAACAGAAATTATTGGAGCGTCAATTCCTTTGTCTCGCCGACTTCGAAAAGGCCGCAAAACGACATCTCCCCCAGCCATTCTTCGAGTACATTGCCGGTGGAGCAGAGACTAACCAATCGTTGCGCGACAATGCGGCTGTCTTTTCCGAATACGGGTTCATTCCGCGCTATATGGTCGACGTCCGACGCCGCGATACTAGCGTATCTTTACTTGGTCGCAAGTACGATGCGCCTTTCGGCATAGCACCTATGGGAATCGCGGCACTGTGGGCTTACCGCGGCGACATTGTGCTTGCACGCGCTGCTCGTCGAGCAAACATCCCAATGATATTGAGTGGCTCCTCTCTTATTGCGCTCGAAGAGATCGCGCGCGAGAATGAAGATGCCTGGTTTCAAGCGTATCTTCCTGGCGACGACGAAGGTGTCATTCAACTCGTTGAGCGCGCCAGCGCCGCAGGTTATCGCGTGCTTGTAATCACCGCAGATTGCCCGGTGGGCGCAAACAGGGAGAATAATGTGAGGGCAGGCTTTTCCACGCCAGTACGACCAAGCCTGAAGCTGGCCTGGCAAGGCCTGATGCATCCGCGCTGGACCTTTGGGACTTTCTTGAGAACGCTGGCGAGCCACGGTATGCCCCATTTTGAAAACAATCATGTAGGTAGAGGTGTGCCAATTTTCTCATCTACACTGGAGCGAGATCTGGGCGAACGAGCACACATTAATTGGCGCCACCTTGAGGCGATACGCCGACTTTGGCGAGGTCAACTGGTGGTCAAAGGACTGTTGGATGTTCGTGACGCAAAAACTGCGGTAGGCCTGGGAGCCGATGCTATTGTTGTATCTAACCACGGCGGAAGGCAGTTGGATGGTGCTATTTCCCCATTGCGAGTACTGCCGAGAATAGTATCGGCGTGCCCAGAAACTCCTATTATTTTCGACAGCGGACTTAGACGAGGAAGTGACGTTCTTAAGGCGCTTGCGCTTGGTGCCAGGTTCGTCCTGTTGGGGCGGTCGTTCGCCTACGCCGCCTCCGTGGCGGGCGAGGAGGGCGTGATGAGGGCAGTACACATTCTTAAAGATGAAGTATCTCGAAATATGGCACTCATGGGTTTATCTTCTCTCGGCGAACTGAATGACAGTTTCCTTGAACGAATTCACGGTCATGATCTCGGTGTACGGTACAATGTCGACAATGTACACATTTAA
- a CDS encoding GntR family transcriptional regulator, with product MALHLSSRSSLADGVTEALRNAILDGSLKAGALLQEPAIAKELSVSRSPVREALIQLERENLVFSSPNRSTVVRRPTAEEIYQIYTIRAALEGIAASWAAQRSTPKLVASLRDAAAILNDRLVGVEPSKKDAARMGIEFHAAIAEASQSIELQRVLQSLRNQIQLVMVGGLASLSNPRAETVHAEHLELIAAIAEKNSGLAEKLANEHVLSARDRLVHANAELVE from the coding sequence ATGGCTCTTCACCTCTCATCTCGATCCTCTCTTGCTGACGGGGTTACCGAAGCCTTGCGCAATGCGATTTTGGACGGCTCATTAAAAGCAGGAGCACTGCTTCAAGAACCAGCGATAGCCAAGGAACTCAGTGTCAGCCGTTCTCCTGTACGCGAAGCCCTCATTCAGTTAGAGCGCGAAAATCTCGTTTTCAGTAGCCCAAACCGTTCAACTGTGGTGCGGCGTCCGACAGCTGAGGAAATTTATCAGATCTATACGATACGTGCGGCATTGGAAGGTATTGCAGCTAGTTGGGCAGCGCAACGTTCCACTCCAAAACTCGTCGCATCATTACGTGACGCAGCCGCGATATTGAATGATCGTCTTGTCGGTGTTGAGCCAAGCAAGAAGGATGCGGCTCGCATGGGGATTGAATTTCATGCGGCGATTGCCGAAGCTTCGCAATCCATAGAGCTACAGAGAGTCCTTCAAAGCCTGCGAAACCAAATACAGCTTGTGATGGTGGGCGGCTTGGCTAGCTTATCGAACCCTCGTGCCGAGACCGTGCACGCAGAACACCTTGAGCTCATTGCGGCGATCGCAGAGAAAAATAGCGGTCTTGCGGAAAAATTAGCCAACGAGCACGTTCTTAGTGCGCGTGACAGGTTGGTACATGCTAATGCTGAGTTGGTTGAATAA
- the istB gene encoding IS21-like element helper ATPase IstB has translation MMMHTTLAQLRTLKLDGLATGLEEQLTQASMAAMSFEERLALLVDREVHCRNDRKLLRLLKNAHLKYAQAAIEDIDARSGRGIDRREVMSLALGDWVSAGHSILITGPTGAGKSWLACALAQYACRRGYSAVYQRVPRLQEELRIRHGSGSFGKWLLQLAKIDVLVLDDWGMGAIDSTTRSDLLEMIDDRAANRATIITSQLPVDHWHAWIGDATIADAILDRILQRNHRLTLTGDSLRGAERPKTSKKEKTIDPS, from the coding sequence ATGATGATGCATACCACTCTGGCCCAATTGCGGACCTTAAAACTCGATGGCTTAGCGACCGGACTGGAGGAACAATTGACGCAGGCCAGTATGGCGGCGATGAGTTTCGAGGAACGTCTGGCACTCTTGGTTGATCGCGAAGTCCATTGCCGCAATGACCGCAAGCTCCTGCGCCTGCTTAAGAACGCCCACCTGAAATACGCACAAGCGGCGATTGAAGACATTGATGCCCGCTCGGGGCGTGGCATCGACCGCCGTGAAGTGATGAGTCTGGCGCTGGGAGATTGGGTCAGTGCTGGCCACAGCATTCTCATTACCGGACCGACCGGTGCTGGCAAATCGTGGCTGGCCTGCGCACTGGCACAGTACGCCTGTCGGCGCGGATACTCTGCTGTTTATCAACGCGTACCCCGTCTACAGGAAGAACTACGCATCCGGCACGGCAGCGGCAGCTTTGGGAAATGGCTGCTCCAACTCGCCAAGATCGATGTCTTGGTACTTGATGACTGGGGCATGGGCGCGATCGACAGCACGACCCGTTCCGACTTGCTGGAGATGATTGACGACCGGGCGGCAAACAGAGCGACGATTATTACCAGTCAACTTCCTGTTGACCATTGGCATGCCTGGATTGGCGACGCCACTATTGCCGACGCCATCCTGGACCGCATTCTGCAGCGCAATCATCGGCTGACACTGACCGGCGATTCACTGCGTGGCGCAGAACGACCTAAAACCAGCAAAAAGGAGAAAACTATCGACCCATCGTGA
- the istA gene encoding IS21 family transposase, which yields MPVQRITMRKIKDVLRLKLDAKLSHQQIAAALGISKGVVTKYVGLAAVAGLDWSAVQDVDDTELAHRLLVTPERTRDHVQPDYARLHHELRRKGMTLMLLWEEYRADYAQHQTYAYSQFCVNYRQFAKQLKRSMRQIHRAGEKLFIDYAGPTIGLTDGSRAHIFVAALGASSYTYACATPRETMADWLTSTARALRFFGGVPQLIVPDNPKAMIADANRYEPRSNDTVRDFARHYGTSILPARPRHPQDKAKAESAVQIVERWIMARLRHQQFSSVHEVDVAIAPLLSVLNDKPFQKLPGSRASAFAQLDVPALRPLPLQCYEMAHFKTVRVHNDYHVEIGRHHYSVPQALVGQVLEARMTATTVEILHRGQRVASHPRNSGEGGFTTDTLHMPVAHRAQLEWTPQRLIHWGQTIGTATAEAVTRLMAENRHPEHGYRACLGLLSLAKRYGKPRLEAGCMLALQLGACQYRHVRDILKNNRDRTPCAPVGDWVSPDHAHVRGPDYYQ from the coding sequence GTGCCCGTACAAAGGATCACTATGCGTAAGATAAAAGACGTATTACGTTTAAAACTGGATGCCAAACTATCGCACCAGCAGATTGCCGCAGCACTGGGGATTTCAAAAGGAGTCGTCACCAAGTATGTCGGCCTGGCCGCCGTTGCCGGTTTGGACTGGTCGGCGGTGCAAGATGTAGACGACACCGAGTTGGCGCACCGGCTTTTGGTCACGCCAGAACGGACCCGAGACCATGTCCAGCCAGATTACGCCAGGCTGCATCACGAACTGCGGCGCAAGGGGATGACGCTGATGTTGCTATGGGAAGAGTATCGTGCCGATTATGCCCAGCACCAGACCTATGCCTACTCACAGTTCTGCGTGAATTACCGGCAGTTTGCCAAACAGCTCAAACGCTCTATGCGCCAGATTCACCGGGCTGGCGAGAAACTGTTCATTGATTATGCTGGTCCGACTATCGGTCTCACTGATGGTAGCCGTGCCCACATCTTCGTCGCTGCTCTGGGCGCATCGAGCTACACCTATGCCTGTGCTACGCCGCGTGAGACGATGGCCGACTGGCTCACTTCGACAGCGCGTGCGCTGCGCTTCTTCGGCGGGGTACCGCAGTTGATTGTTCCCGATAATCCGAAGGCTATGATCGCCGACGCCAATCGCTACGAACCACGCAGTAACGACACCGTACGCGATTTTGCGCGCCACTACGGCACCTCCATCTTGCCAGCCCGTCCGCGTCATCCTCAGGATAAAGCGAAGGCCGAATCAGCAGTGCAGATCGTCGAGCGCTGGATCATGGCGCGTCTGCGACATCAGCAATTTAGCAGCGTCCACGAGGTCGATGTCGCCATCGCACCGCTGCTGAGCGTACTTAACGATAAGCCGTTTCAGAAGCTACCCGGTAGTCGCGCCAGTGCGTTTGCCCAACTCGATGTCCCGGCGCTACGGCCTTTGCCATTGCAATGTTATGAGATGGCGCATTTCAAGACTGTCAGGGTGCATAACGATTACCACGTTGAGATCGGCCGCCATCACTACAGTGTGCCGCAAGCCCTGGTCGGTCAGGTGCTGGAAGCCCGGATGACAGCGACGACAGTGGAAATCCTGCATCGCGGTCAACGTGTCGCCAGTCATCCGCGCAACAGTGGCGAAGGCGGGTTCACCACCGACACCCTGCATATGCCGGTGGCGCATCGTGCGCAATTGGAATGGACGCCACAGCGACTGATTCACTGGGGACAGACCATCGGTACGGCGACAGCGGAGGCGGTGACGCGTCTGATGGCCGAGAACAGACATCCCGAGCACGGCTACCGTGCCTGTCTTGGTCTGCTGTCATTGGCCAAGCGCTACGGCAAGCCACGTCTTGAAGCAGGATGCATGCTGGCCTTACAGCTCGGTGCCTGCCAATACCGCCACGTCCGTGACATTCTCAAAAATAACCGTGATCGCACACCGTGTGCCCCAGTTGGCGATTGGGTCAGTCCTGACCATGCCCATGTGCGTGGCCCTGATTACTATCAATGA
- a CDS encoding CzcE family metal-binding protein, producing the protein MNPKHLIAVLAMLTASASTFAGSVPKIDLLGDSVPVSTAFRTIVITPDTKYVNVTGGQTVRFIAGDKSFAWNFDGAIAVSSFVLNRAAPASMLDHKVIAYVAPNPLYLP; encoded by the coding sequence ATGAACCCCAAACACTTAATCGCTGTCCTTGCCATGTTAACTGCGAGCGCTTCCACATTTGCCGGATCGGTGCCAAAGATTGATCTTCTGGGTGATTCAGTACCAGTATCAACAGCCTTCCGAACAATCGTCATTACTCCAGACACAAAGTATGTGAACGTCACGGGTGGCCAAACGGTCAGGTTCATTGCTGGCGATAAATCTTTTGCATGGAATTTTGATGGCGCAATAGCGGTTTCCTCATTCGTCTTAAACCGGGCGGCGCCGGCGAGCATGCTTGACCACAAAGTAATCGCCTATGTCGCACCCAATCCTCTATACCTCCCATAA
- a CDS encoding TetR/AcrR family transcriptional regulator yields the protein MPTPILKPIKQDRKKNIVLSAEKLFAQFGYYAVLNRNIADVAGVPLRLTGYYFGKKEHLFEAIFERWAQY from the coding sequence ATGCCGACTCCAATCCTGAAACCGATCAAGCAAGACCGAAAGAAGAACATCGTGCTGAGCGCGGAGAAGCTTTTCGCCCAGTTCGGCTACTACGCGGTGTTGAATCGCAACATTGCAGACGTCGCCGGCGTACCGTTGCGCCTGACGGGTTACTACTTCGGGAAAAAGGAACATCTTTTCGAGGCTATTTTTGAACGCTGGGCACAATACTGA
- a CDS encoding ABC transporter ATP-binding protein, producing MNNVANLHIDSMPAETRHANVRAKAAKHAIRFDQVALVLGGHRIIDGMSFELKAGEFVCVVGPSGCGKTTLLRLLSGLFRPSAGSISYGDRLIEGPSPEIAIVFQDYGKALLPWRTAAGNISLALESRGIPPAQRQGRIAQLLQKVGLASHSDKYPNQMSGGMQQRLQIARCLAQEPAVLLMDEPFGALDAMTRQSLQDEVARLAEEAGTTVLFITHDIEEAIYLGDRVIALKANPGRVAEIIEVNIPRARDQLSTREHPEFLRLRRYLYDFVQETHC from the coding sequence ATGAACAACGTCGCGAACCTCCACATCGACTCCATGCCAGCGGAAACGCGGCATGCCAACGTTCGCGCCAAGGCGGCAAAGCACGCGATTCGCTTTGACCAAGTGGCGCTGGTTCTCGGTGGACACCGCATCATTGACGGTATGTCGTTTGAGCTGAAGGCGGGCGAATTCGTCTGTGTGGTCGGGCCCTCTGGATGCGGGAAAACCACCTTGCTGCGGCTACTTAGCGGACTATTCCGTCCATCCGCAGGCAGCATCAGCTACGGTGACCGACTTATCGAGGGGCCGTCGCCGGAAATCGCAATCGTGTTCCAAGACTATGGCAAGGCGCTGCTGCCCTGGCGCACTGCGGCCGGCAATATCAGTCTGGCGCTGGAGTCACGCGGCATCCCGCCAGCGCAACGTCAAGGGCGCATCGCACAATTGCTGCAGAAGGTCGGGCTGGCAAGCCATTCCGACAAGTATCCAAACCAGATGTCCGGCGGTATGCAGCAGCGCTTGCAGATCGCTCGTTGTCTGGCCCAAGAGCCAGCGGTCCTGCTCATGGACGAGCCGTTCGGCGCGCTCGATGCGATGACAAGACAGTCGCTCCAAGACGAGGTCGCACGCTTGGCAGAAGAGGCAGGCACAACCGTGCTGTTCATTACACACGATATCGAGGAAGCAATCTACCTCGGTGACCGCGTGATTGCCCTTAAGGCGAATCCTGGCCGTGTTGCGGAGATTATCGAGGTCAATATACCGCGCGCGAGGGATCAGCTCTCGACGCGTGAGCACCCCGAGTTCTTGCGCCTGCGGCGGTATCTCTACGACTTCGTCCAAGAGACGCACTGTTGA